The proteins below are encoded in one region of Cystobacter ferrugineus:
- the epsD gene encoding exopolysaccharide biosynthesis glycosyltransferase EpsD, which produces MNAASGAPGAVVPPRPEASRPRLSVVVATYNRADLIQRLLHQLARQTLPPSDFEVVVVDDGSREPVAPILDKLSLPYTLRVETQANAGAAAARHRGVLAARGDIVLITDDDMQVAEDFLARHLARHPQGSRNVVLGGIRPDPAISDMPLFERWYAWLNNRIAASMSGPKRRAHGWQLFTGNVSFRRADYVAAGGFDKSLGQSEDIELGVRLEKAGCRFEFCAAAHVLHGSDHTSYEKWLKRAHRYGVFDSRVADKHPDVPQVDPWRFLFEMNPLARPLLAAAVLAPEASRPLTEAVMGAARRADEAGYAKLAFMGTSVTYAMEYLRGARAEAGSLTEAARHVARFALTSGGPGQVRRLVQALQEDALEATRSEHHGHAGPKAVASMVLTSDGYRVLALQRLREAARGLGIPLGNHALRVAQTALLGVEIGKDVQLGTGVYFVHSLGTVIGGDAKIGNRVRFYGNNTVGTAKDDGYPTIEDDVWVGAGARILGPITIGARSRIGANAVVLQDVPPDSVAVGIPARIFPRRDVDGQ; this is translated from the coding sequence ATGAATGCAGCTTCCGGCGCCCCTGGCGCCGTTGTTCCTCCTCGGCCCGAGGCCTCGCGCCCGCGGCTGAGTGTGGTCGTTGCCACCTACAACCGCGCGGATCTCATCCAGCGCCTGCTCCACCAGCTCGCCCGGCAGACGCTGCCCCCCTCGGACTTCGAGGTGGTGGTGGTGGATGACGGCTCGCGCGAGCCGGTGGCGCCCATTCTGGACAAGCTCTCGCTGCCCTACACCCTGCGCGTGGAGACGCAGGCCAACGCCGGCGCGGCGGCCGCGCGCCACCGGGGCGTGCTCGCGGCCCGGGGTGACATCGTCCTCATCACCGATGACGACATGCAGGTGGCCGAGGACTTCCTCGCCCGGCACCTCGCGCGCCACCCCCAGGGCTCGCGCAACGTGGTGCTTGGCGGCATCCGCCCGGACCCCGCCATCTCCGACATGCCGCTGTTCGAGCGCTGGTATGCGTGGCTCAACAACCGCATCGCCGCGAGCATGAGTGGCCCCAAGCGGCGCGCCCACGGCTGGCAGCTCTTCACCGGCAACGTCTCCTTCCGGCGCGCGGACTACGTGGCCGCGGGCGGCTTCGACAAGAGCCTGGGCCAGTCCGAGGACATCGAGCTGGGCGTGCGCCTGGAGAAGGCCGGCTGCCGCTTCGAGTTCTGCGCCGCCGCGCACGTGCTGCACGGCTCGGATCACACCAGCTACGAGAAGTGGCTCAAGCGCGCCCACCGCTATGGCGTCTTCGACTCGCGCGTGGCGGACAAGCACCCGGACGTGCCACAGGTGGACCCCTGGCGCTTCCTCTTCGAGATGAACCCGCTGGCCCGGCCGCTGCTCGCCGCCGCGGTGCTGGCGCCCGAGGCCTCGCGCCCGCTGACGGAGGCGGTGATGGGCGCGGCGCGGCGGGCCGACGAGGCGGGCTACGCGAAGCTGGCCTTCATGGGCACCTCGGTGACGTACGCCATGGAGTACCTGCGTGGGGCGCGCGCCGAGGCGGGCTCGCTCACCGAGGCGGCTCGGCACGTGGCGCGCTTCGCCCTCACCTCGGGCGGGCCCGGCCAGGTGCGGCGGCTCGTCCAGGCGCTCCAGGAGGACGCGCTGGAGGCGACGCGCTCGGAGCACCACGGCCACGCGGGCCCGAAGGCCGTGGCCTCCATGGTGCTCACGTCGGACGGCTACCGGGTGCTCGCGCTGCAGCGGCTGCGCGAGGCGGCGCGGGGCCTGGGCATTCCGCTGGGCAACCACGCGCTGCGCGTGGCCCAGACGGCGCTGCTCGGCGTGGAGATTGGCAAGGACGTGCAACTGGGCACCGGCGTCTACTTCGTCCACAGCCTGGGCACCGTGATTGGCGGCGACGCGAAGATTGGCAACCGCGTGCGCTTCTACGGCAACAACACCGTGGGCACCGCCAAGGATGACGGCTACCCCACCATCGAGGACGACGTGTGGGTGGGCGCCGGCGCGCGCATCCTCGGCCCCATCACCATTGGCGCCCGCTCGCGCATCGGCGCCAACGCGGTGGTGCTCCAGGACGTGCCCCCCGACAGCGTGGCCGTGGGCATCCCCGCCCGCATCTTCCCGCGCCGGGACGTGGACGGCCAGTGA
- the wzy gene encoding exopolysaccharide repeat unit polymerase: protein MEAFLSRTPVFLSLLALLVAATMGLVILAPQVAVLPMVLAAALYWICQQPVRKLTLALFAMAVTVDLVPEVPYEGEWKSPLYFPGKLLFINLSNVVGVPGLGFPLLDIATLGFLALYAYRRANRIEIDDYTTPLPKPLVIGLLVLPATILWMQVLGIYINGGNSRVATWQWHQMAALPLLVLLFNVALRGPEDFRTLGRMIVVGCCTKAFLGAWFIVMIARPRGLYFEYATTHSDSMLYVAGLMTVMMSWFEQPTRKHFWRMVIVSAVIFMGMHYNDRRLGYVEFVFSLIAAFLITPRSPLKLKFLRLGVVLLPFFPFYLAVGWQTPTGIFGPVGIFRSVLEGENLEKGQMDYRDIENLDVIHTWEKNPVLGRGWGQEFEEIIPLPDISHAFADYLYHPHNSVLGMLAFGGVVGFSGLWAWISVAVFLTVRTYPRAREPMHRAGTLVAMAIIVAYTNQCFGDMGSISWLGTILIAMATTCVGKLATLTGAWPSPHAAKTSGVVPVGGTRTQTGNLV from the coding sequence ATGGAGGCCTTCCTCTCGCGCACGCCCGTCTTCCTGTCGCTGCTGGCCCTGCTGGTGGCGGCCACGATGGGGCTCGTCATCCTCGCGCCCCAGGTGGCGGTGCTGCCCATGGTGCTCGCCGCCGCGCTGTATTGGATTTGCCAGCAGCCGGTGCGCAAGCTCACGCTCGCCCTGTTCGCCATGGCCGTCACGGTGGACCTGGTGCCCGAGGTGCCCTACGAGGGCGAGTGGAAGTCCCCGCTGTACTTCCCCGGCAAGCTGCTCTTCATCAACCTGAGCAACGTGGTGGGCGTGCCCGGCCTGGGCTTTCCCCTGCTGGACATCGCCACCCTGGGCTTCCTCGCGCTGTACGCCTACCGGCGCGCCAACCGCATCGAGATCGACGACTACACGACGCCCCTGCCCAAGCCGCTCGTCATCGGGCTGCTGGTACTGCCCGCCACCATCCTCTGGATGCAGGTGCTCGGCATCTACATCAACGGGGGCAACTCGCGCGTGGCCACGTGGCAGTGGCACCAGATGGCGGCGCTCCCGCTGCTGGTGCTGCTCTTCAACGTCGCGCTGCGCGGGCCCGAGGACTTCCGCACCCTCGGCCGGATGATCGTCGTGGGCTGCTGCACCAAGGCGTTCCTGGGCGCCTGGTTCATCGTGATGATCGCCCGGCCGCGGGGCCTGTACTTCGAGTACGCCACCACGCACTCGGACTCGATGCTGTACGTCGCGGGCCTGATGACGGTGATGATGTCGTGGTTCGAGCAGCCCACGCGCAAGCACTTCTGGCGCATGGTCATCGTGAGCGCCGTCATCTTCATGGGCATGCACTACAACGACCGGCGCCTGGGCTACGTGGAGTTCGTCTTCTCGCTCATCGCCGCCTTCCTGATCACGCCCCGCAGCCCGCTCAAGCTCAAGTTCCTCCGGCTGGGAGTGGTGCTCCTGCCCTTCTTCCCCTTCTACCTGGCGGTGGGCTGGCAGACGCCCACGGGCATCTTCGGCCCGGTGGGCATCTTCCGCTCGGTGCTGGAGGGAGAGAACCTGGAGAAGGGGCAGATGGACTACCGCGACATCGAGAACCTCGACGTCATCCACACCTGGGAGAAGAACCCCGTGCTCGGCCGCGGGTGGGGCCAGGAGTTCGAGGAGATCATCCCCCTGCCCGACATCTCCCACGCCTTCGCCGACTACCTCTACCACCCGCACAACTCGGTGCTGGGCATGCTCGCCTTCGGCGGGGTGGTGGGCTTCAGCGGCCTGTGGGCCTGGATTTCCGTGGCCGTTTTCTTGACGGTGCGCACCTACCCCCGCGCCCGGGAACCCATGCACCGCGCCGGCACTTTGGTGGCCATGGCCATCATCGTGGCCTATACCAACCAGTGCTTCGGCGACATGGGCAGCATCAGCTGGCTGGGCACCATTCTCATCGCCATGGCGACCACCTGCGTGGGCAAGCTGGCCACTTTGACGGGCGCCTGGCCGAGCCCCCATGCCGCGAAAACTTCTGGAGTCGTTCCAGTTGGGGGAACTCGCACCCAAACGGGAAATCTTGTATGA
- the epsU gene encoding exopolysaccharide biosynthesis GT2 family glycosyltransferase EpsU translates to MLLDLTLILLALPVLAASGYLLLLTLLSGQKPAPPRVPPRLKFDIIIPAHNEEAGIARTVGNLSRLDWPEQLRRILVVADNCTDATAERAREAGATVLVRHNQELRGKGYALQLAFDKSLEEGFADAVVVVDADTEVTPNLLHAFALRLEAGAHAVQAHYGVLNPEASWRTQLMAVSMALFHKVRSLGRERLGVSCGLRGNGMCFTHAIIRRVPHEAFSIVEDLEYGIRLGQAGERVHYAWEAEALGEMVSGEKASRSQRRRWEGGRMAMLRQHGLPLLAEGLGKRDRILVDLAMDLLVLPLTWVVLGALALAGASVALSLARGHLAWSAWAAAFAVTSLVLYVMRGWWVSGMGLRGLLALARAPFYVGWKLWLLTTRPEEKKGEWVRTTRETPKT, encoded by the coding sequence ATGTTGCTCGATCTGACGCTCATCCTCCTGGCCCTGCCGGTACTCGCCGCCTCGGGGTACCTGCTACTGCTCACGCTGTTGTCCGGGCAGAAGCCAGCGCCGCCCCGGGTGCCCCCACGGCTCAAGTTCGACATCATCATCCCCGCCCACAACGAGGAGGCGGGCATCGCGCGCACGGTGGGCAACCTGTCGCGGCTGGACTGGCCGGAGCAGCTCCGGCGCATCCTCGTGGTGGCGGACAACTGCACGGATGCCACGGCCGAGCGCGCGCGGGAGGCCGGCGCCACGGTGCTCGTGCGGCACAACCAGGAGCTGCGCGGCAAGGGCTACGCCCTGCAGCTCGCCTTCGACAAGAGCCTCGAGGAGGGCTTCGCCGACGCGGTGGTGGTGGTGGACGCGGACACGGAGGTGACGCCCAACCTGCTGCACGCCTTCGCGCTGCGGCTGGAGGCGGGAGCGCACGCGGTGCAGGCCCACTACGGCGTGCTCAACCCGGAGGCCTCGTGGCGCACGCAGCTCATGGCCGTGTCCATGGCGCTCTTCCACAAGGTGCGCTCCCTGGGCCGCGAGCGCCTGGGCGTGTCGTGCGGCCTGCGCGGCAACGGCATGTGCTTCACCCACGCCATCATCCGCCGGGTGCCCCACGAGGCCTTCTCCATCGTGGAGGACCTGGAGTACGGCATCCGCCTGGGGCAGGCGGGCGAGCGCGTGCACTACGCGTGGGAGGCCGAGGCGCTCGGGGAGATGGTGTCCGGGGAGAAGGCCTCGCGCTCGCAGCGCCGCCGGTGGGAAGGCGGCCGCATGGCGATGCTGCGCCAGCACGGCCTGCCGCTGCTCGCCGAGGGGCTCGGCAAGCGCGACCGCATCCTCGTGGACCTGGCGATGGATCTGCTCGTGCTGCCGCTCACGTGGGTGGTGCTGGGGGCGCTCGCGCTCGCGGGGGCCTCGGTGGCGCTGTCGCTCGCGCGGGGGCACCTGGCCTGGAGCGCGTGGGCGGCGGCCTTCGCGGTGACGAGCCTGGTGCTCTACGTCATGCGCGGCTGGTGGGTGTCCGGCATGGGCTTGCGCGGCCTGCTGGCGCTCGCGCGGGCGCCCTTCTACGTGGGCTGGAAGCTGTGGCTCTTGACGACCCGCCCCGAGGAGAAGAAGGGCGAGTGGGTGCGCACCACGCGCGAGACGCCCAAGACCTGA
- a CDS encoding chain-length determining protein: MPSNEELPEVERAQSQLFDWEAMHDYYSYVKNAVLRHKLLALGTFVVTASLGLALAKFLPRTFYAESILLTKRTAIIGALVNPERISALEPEAPSPVRPPGEIDSVTRSTARAVMKRENIVSLIKRVNLLDRWEATRAPLLRLKDTLVHLISGRPTEDIKLDAMVGMLEKQLSVNTDDGRVSLSVTWPDPQLAYELADAAQQNFLESRQREDMATIDEALAILEGYEKTALENYKASVLEFDKIFAQIMIERRRAVGDPRVGGFNTNERMAEMRFLIRAKRRAISDAEEKHNRRLEEMRAEMKAKSRLYGENHPSIVDLEQSVAALAANGSPQVHVLQKEEDQLAREYARMGGGSVPFPDEPMPDPYGLERVLMGILPGMLENPRVRTAMDEVQARTIALQQARKRIDATRLERDIARANFKYRYTVLTPAEFPRSPIKPNAKVIALGGILAGLLLGVFAAIARDVLSGRLLQSWQVKRGLGLPVLAEMETLPLESQSR; encoded by the coding sequence ATGCCCTCGAACGAAGAACTCCCCGAGGTGGAGCGCGCCCAGTCCCAGCTCTTCGACTGGGAGGCGATGCACGACTACTACAGCTACGTGAAGAACGCCGTGCTGCGCCACAAGCTCCTGGCGCTGGGCACCTTCGTGGTGACGGCGTCGCTGGGGCTGGCGCTCGCCAAGTTCCTGCCGCGCACGTTCTACGCGGAGTCCATCCTCCTGACCAAGCGCACCGCCATCATCGGCGCGCTGGTCAACCCCGAGCGCATCTCCGCGCTGGAGCCCGAGGCGCCCAGCCCCGTGCGTCCGCCGGGGGAAATCGACTCGGTGACGCGCTCGACGGCGCGGGCGGTGATGAAGCGCGAGAACATCGTGTCGCTCATCAAGCGGGTGAACCTGCTGGACCGCTGGGAGGCCACGCGCGCCCCGCTCCTGCGCCTCAAGGACACGCTGGTGCACCTCATCTCCGGCCGTCCCACCGAGGACATCAAGCTGGACGCCATGGTGGGCATGCTGGAGAAGCAGCTCAGCGTGAACACGGACGATGGCCGGGTGAGCCTGTCCGTCACCTGGCCGGATCCCCAGCTCGCCTACGAGCTGGCCGACGCCGCGCAGCAGAACTTCCTCGAGTCGCGCCAGCGCGAGGACATGGCCACCATCGACGAGGCGCTGGCCATTCTCGAGGGCTACGAGAAGACGGCGCTGGAGAACTACAAGGCCTCGGTGCTCGAGTTCGACAAGATCTTCGCGCAGATCATGATCGAGCGCCGGCGCGCGGTGGGAGACCCGCGCGTGGGAGGCTTCAACACGAACGAGCGCATGGCGGAGATGCGCTTCCTCATCCGCGCCAAGCGGCGCGCCATCTCCGACGCCGAGGAGAAGCACAACCGGCGCCTGGAGGAGATGCGCGCGGAGATGAAGGCCAAGAGCCGGCTGTACGGGGAGAACCACCCGTCCATCGTGGACCTGGAGCAGAGCGTGGCGGCGCTGGCGGCCAACGGCTCTCCCCAGGTGCACGTGCTGCAGAAGGAGGAGGACCAGCTCGCGCGCGAGTACGCGCGCATGGGAGGCGGCTCGGTGCCCTTCCCCGACGAGCCCATGCCGGACCCGTACGGCCTGGAGCGGGTGCTCATGGGCATCCTGCCGGGCATGCTGGAGAATCCCAGGGTGCGCACGGCGATGGACGAAGTGCAGGCGCGCACCATCGCGCTGCAGCAGGCGCGCAAGCGCATCGACGCGACCAGGCTCGAGCGCGACATCGCCCGGGCGAACTTCAAGTACCGCTACACCGTGCTCACCCCGGCCGAGTTCCCCCGCAGTCCCATCAAGCCCAACGCCAAGGTGATCGCCCTGGGAGGCATCCTCGCGGGGCTCCTGCTGGGCGTGTTCGCGGCGATCGCCCGCGACGTGCTCAGCGGCCGGCTGTTGCAGTCCTGGCAGGTCAAGCGCGGGCTGGGTCTGCCCGTGCTGGCGGAGATGGAGACCCTTCCCCTGGAGAGCCAGTCCCGCTAG
- a CDS encoding response regulator, which yields MEQQQGAVLVVEDSPMFRRMVSDLLQSMGFSRVQEAGSGQAALEFLAEHRPVLVCLDLTLPDISGYEVCEFIRSTPVLQDIPVLMISARTQTMDRAQAEEAGVSGYLIKPFTPEEFRHQLERVLAARPRKEA from the coding sequence ATGGAGCAGCAGCAAGGAGCAGTTCTCGTCGTCGAGGACTCACCCATGTTCCGCCGGATGGTGAGCGATCTGCTCCAGTCGATGGGCTTCTCACGGGTGCAGGAGGCCGGCAGCGGACAGGCCGCGCTGGAGTTCCTCGCCGAGCACCGCCCGGTGCTGGTGTGCCTGGATCTGACGCTGCCGGATATCTCGGGTTACGAGGTGTGCGAGTTCATCCGCTCCACGCCCGTTCTCCAAGACATCCCGGTTTTGATGATTTCCGCGCGCACGCAGACGATGGATCGGGCCCAGGCGGAGGAGGCGGGGGTGAGCGGCTACCTCATCAAGCCCTTCACGCCCGAGGAGTTCCGTCACCAGTTGGAGCGGGTGCTGGCGGCCCGTCCTCGCAAGGAGGCATGA
- the epsY gene encoding exopolysaccharide export protein EpsY gives MKTLPPPMSPARRRAPRLAALAALLFVSACYHPGRFVWVDDYREPPPSQQDDSYLIRNGDLLDVNVWNQDRISSRPRVRDDGRISLPLINDVDAAGQTPAALARAVEQKLKELVANPVVTVMVQEAQLIKVSVLGEVRNAGQKRLEWGAGLLQAISEAGGFTDYARDDGIYVLRREPGYQDPVRIRFTWENLSRNEGSAASFRLKTGDVVVVE, from the coding sequence ATGAAGACCCTTCCGCCCCCCATGAGTCCCGCCCGTCGCCGGGCCCCGCGCCTGGCCGCCCTGGCCGCCCTGCTGTTCGTCTCGGCCTGCTACCACCCCGGCCGCTTCGTCTGGGTGGATGACTACCGCGAGCCCCCGCCGTCGCAGCAGGACGACAGCTACCTCATCCGCAATGGGGATCTGCTCGACGTCAACGTGTGGAACCAGGATCGCATCTCCAGTCGGCCGCGCGTGCGCGACGACGGCCGCATCAGCCTGCCGCTCATCAACGACGTGGATGCCGCCGGGCAGACGCCCGCGGCGCTCGCGCGCGCGGTGGAGCAGAAGCTCAAGGAGCTGGTGGCCAACCCCGTCGTCACCGTCATGGTGCAGGAGGCGCAGCTCATCAAGGTGTCCGTGCTGGGCGAGGTGCGCAACGCGGGCCAGAAGAGGCTCGAGTGGGGCGCGGGGCTGTTGCAGGCCATCTCCGAGGCCGGCGGCTTCACCGACTACGCGCGCGACGACGGCATCTACGTGCTGCGCCGCGAGCCCGGCTACCAGGATCCGGTGCGCATCCGCTTCACGTGGGAGAACCTCAGCCGCAACGAGGGCAGTGCCGCCAGCTTCCGCCTGAAGACGGGCGACGTGGTGGTGGTGGAGTAG
- a CDS encoding flippase, whose product MPPTSAAPTGAEPVSPQVDTHTSLRNALKLGGSLLVTYGIALVMRMVLPRYLGPEGFGRYNWADGFSGAFFVLSALGLDVYIRKEVSVRPEHASEFFGGTLLLQVGLALGLTGAMWWVMRASGEPPEVQRLALLLGGYQFFFRLNAILAAVLHARERVDGLSVAHVAMKCIWGGGLVLVLVLGLPLPWLAAPFIGAEVFKAVYLFQLTRAHAGLKLRLDVRSTLGALLAALPFFLNDAALATNGRVDVSLLGVVANKTEVGYYGAVWGIAGMTMLLSPILGWVLLPMMSRAAATSPEESTRILRRGLEGILVVSVPVTLALALGAETWVRLMIGEAYLPAAPVLRLLAPIFVLTYVATVCGSWLMASGRTWTVTRTSLLAAVMNPALNLLLIPLLLARLGPTGGASATALSLALCEIVVTLILVSAIGSRAFDARGLTVLGKTLGVCAAVTAVHLLLGRAGLDARDLPRGLARLVVDGAVYLSLVLVTGAVRRDEVLALVRRVKDRRKSAATAQSPLPEERAA is encoded by the coding sequence ATGCCTCCCACGAGCGCGGCGCCCACCGGAGCCGAGCCCGTTTCTCCCCAGGTGGATACCCATACGTCGCTGCGCAACGCCCTGAAGCTGGGCGGCTCGCTGCTGGTGACGTATGGCATCGCGCTGGTGATGCGCATGGTGTTGCCGCGCTACCTGGGGCCCGAGGGCTTTGGCCGCTACAACTGGGCGGATGGCTTCTCCGGGGCGTTCTTCGTGCTCAGCGCGTTGGGGCTGGACGTCTACATCCGCAAGGAGGTGTCCGTCCGGCCCGAGCACGCCAGTGAGTTCTTCGGCGGCACGCTGCTCTTGCAGGTGGGGCTCGCGCTGGGGCTGACGGGGGCCATGTGGTGGGTGATGCGCGCCAGCGGCGAGCCACCCGAGGTGCAGCGCCTGGCCCTGCTGCTCGGCGGCTACCAGTTCTTCTTCCGGCTCAACGCCATCCTCGCCGCGGTGCTGCACGCGCGCGAGCGGGTGGACGGGCTGTCGGTGGCGCACGTCGCCATGAAGTGCATCTGGGGTGGTGGGCTGGTGCTGGTGCTGGTGTTGGGGCTGCCCCTGCCCTGGCTCGCCGCGCCCTTCATCGGCGCGGAGGTCTTCAAGGCCGTCTATCTCTTCCAGCTCACGCGCGCGCACGCCGGGCTGAAGCTGCGGCTGGACGTGCGCTCCACCCTGGGGGCGCTGCTGGCCGCCCTGCCCTTCTTCCTCAACGACGCGGCGCTGGCCACCAATGGCCGCGTGGACGTGAGCCTCCTGGGCGTCGTGGCCAACAAGACGGAGGTGGGCTACTACGGCGCCGTCTGGGGCATCGCCGGCATGACGATGCTGCTCTCGCCCATCCTCGGCTGGGTGCTGCTGCCGATGATGTCGCGCGCGGCGGCGACCTCGCCCGAGGAGTCCACCCGCATCCTGCGCCGGGGCCTGGAGGGCATCCTCGTGGTGTCCGTGCCGGTGACGCTGGCGCTCGCGCTGGGCGCGGAGACGTGGGTGCGGTTGATGATTGGCGAGGCCTACCTGCCGGCCGCGCCGGTGCTGCGGCTGCTCGCGCCCATCTTCGTGCTCACCTACGTGGCCACGGTGTGTGGAAGCTGGCTCATGGCCAGTGGCCGCACCTGGACGGTCACGCGCACCTCCCTCCTCGCCGCGGTGATGAATCCCGCCCTCAACCTGCTGCTCATCCCCCTCTTGCTCGCGCGGCTCGGGCCCACGGGCGGCGCGAGCGCCACCGCCCTGTCGCTCGCCCTGTGCGAGATCGTCGTCACCCTCATCCTCGTGAGCGCCATCGGCTCGCGTGCCTTCGATGCCCGGGGGCTCACCGTACTGGGCAAGACGCTCGGGGTGTGCGCCGCCGTCACCGCCGTCCATCTGCTGCTGGGCCGCGCGGGGCTGGACGCGCGCGACCTGCCGCGCGGGCTCGCCCGGCTGGTGGTGGATGGAGCTGTCTACCTGTCCCTCGTCCTCGTCACCGGCGCGGTGCGCCGGGACGAGGTGCTCGCGCTGGTGCGCCGGGTGAAGGATCGCCGCAAGTCCGCCGCCACCGCGCAGTCCCCCCTCCCGGAGGAGCGCGCCGCATGA
- the epsZ gene encoding exopolysaccharide biosynthesis polyisoprenyl-phosphate hexose-1-phosphate transferase EpsZ: MAVASAVDPFAPGSDSAPTPVPLSVVPSPPAPVPPSLFAPGFTAKVNLLTDLVLVVAALLTSTTLMGHDLRLERTDVWVLLGVGVVSWLVSGTALCLYDTRFAQRERLDDLALLSVQVLAVTAVLFVTRLVMGTESWIVALSLFPLVLWPSVALLRLSVFRRLAVREEPLDEVLILGVGAMGRLTGEDLHHKHRRKVVGYLKFSGESSSVETPAPVLGTTKDLESVLCTVPVNEVYISGNLVKHHPEMQAAVKVCEKFGIPFALPAYQMRFDRARPVDGNAISDGYLHFVTHAFLPHQMALKRLFDIVSSAAALLVLSPLLITVALAVKLTSRGPIFFKQERVGLHGRTFGMLKFRSMVVNAEELKAKLEALNEQTGPVFKMKNDPRITRVGRFIRKYSIDELPQLINVLRGEMSVVGPRPPIPKEVAKYAAWQRRRLSVRPGLTCIWQVSGRNQISFENWMYLDMQYIDHWSLKNDLNLILKTVPVVITGSGAS; the protein is encoded by the coding sequence GTGGCGGTGGCTTCCGCGGTGGATCCGTTCGCGCCCGGGTCGGACAGCGCCCCCACCCCGGTGCCGCTCTCGGTGGTGCCCTCGCCTCCGGCCCCCGTACCTCCCTCTCTCTTCGCGCCCGGCTTCACCGCCAAGGTGAACCTGCTGACGGACCTGGTGCTCGTGGTGGCCGCGCTGCTCACCTCCACGACGCTCATGGGGCATGATCTGCGCCTGGAGCGCACGGACGTCTGGGTGTTGCTGGGCGTGGGCGTCGTCTCCTGGCTGGTGTCGGGCACGGCGCTGTGCCTGTATGACACGCGCTTCGCGCAGCGCGAGCGCCTGGATGATCTGGCGCTCCTGTCCGTGCAGGTGCTGGCCGTCACGGCGGTGCTCTTCGTCACCCGGCTGGTGATGGGCACCGAGTCGTGGATCGTCGCGCTCAGCCTCTTTCCGCTGGTCTTGTGGCCCTCGGTGGCGCTGCTGCGCCTGAGTGTCTTCCGGCGGCTGGCGGTGCGCGAGGAGCCGCTGGACGAGGTGCTCATCCTGGGGGTGGGCGCCATGGGCCGGCTCACCGGAGAGGATCTCCACCACAAGCACCGCCGCAAGGTGGTCGGCTACCTGAAGTTCAGCGGCGAGTCGTCCTCGGTGGAGACGCCCGCGCCCGTGCTGGGCACGACGAAGGATCTGGAGAGCGTGCTGTGCACGGTGCCGGTGAACGAGGTCTACATCTCCGGCAACCTCGTGAAGCACCACCCGGAGATGCAGGCGGCGGTGAAGGTGTGTGAGAAGTTCGGCATTCCGTTCGCCCTGCCGGCCTACCAGATGCGCTTCGACCGGGCCCGGCCGGTGGATGGCAACGCCATCTCCGACGGCTACCTGCACTTCGTCACCCACGCCTTCCTGCCGCACCAGATGGCGCTCAAGCGGCTGTTCGACATCGTCAGCTCCGCGGCGGCGCTGCTGGTGCTCTCGCCGCTGCTCATCACGGTGGCGCTGGCGGTGAAGCTCACCAGCCGCGGCCCCATCTTCTTCAAGCAGGAGCGCGTGGGGCTGCACGGCCGGACCTTCGGGATGCTCAAGTTCCGCTCCATGGTGGTCAACGCCGAGGAGCTCAAGGCCAAGCTGGAGGCGCTCAACGAGCAGACGGGTCCCGTCTTCAAGATGAAGAACGACCCGCGCATCACCCGGGTGGGCCGCTTCATCCGCAAGTACTCCATCGACGAGCTGCCGCAGCTCATCAACGTGCTGCGCGGCGAGATGAGCGTGGTGGGACCGCGTCCGCCCATCCCCAAGGAAGTGGCGAAGTACGCCGCCTGGCAGCGCCGCCGTCTGTCGGTGCGCCCGGGCCTCACCTGCATCTGGCAGGTGTCCGGCCGCAACCAGATCTCCTTCGAGAACTGGATGTATCTGGACATGCAGTACATCGATCATTGGAGCCTCAAGAACGACCTCAACCTCATCCTCAAGACGGTTCCGGTGGTCATCACCGGCAGCGGCGCGAGCTAG